Proteins co-encoded in one Haladaptatus sp. ZSTT2 genomic window:
- a CDS encoding DUF7351 domain-containing protein — MTSDEEQEHELTPDRAFAVLGHETRLAILFELWKQRRPDEHVPQHPMAFSELRKSLGMRDGSQFNYHLKPLLGRFVHQSADGYILRREGQRVVSAILAGAFTDEVVFDTVPNDKPCEICGGQTVFECNTDLTRGYFAIRCTECEGAFGGTGFDGALSLTDSLSPVGTRSRDPEEFYRALDVMVKHQIMSAVEGVCPDCTGTTSATPKVCEDHHVEPGRRCESCDTIFEVQYDIVCDVCQQMIGIPSNRCLLTEPRVLVFLDDHGYDPWYDWLLIELELVQRQTVRSEDPFELEMVLEADGDRLVATLDEKGVVTTLHTGASIGV, encoded by the coding sequence GGCTTTCGCTGTACTCGGCCACGAGACGCGACTCGCCATCCTGTTCGAACTCTGGAAACAACGCCGTCCCGACGAACACGTTCCCCAGCACCCGATGGCGTTCTCAGAGTTGCGAAAGTCCCTCGGGATGCGGGACGGGTCGCAGTTCAACTACCACCTCAAGCCCCTTCTGGGCCGGTTCGTTCACCAATCTGCGGATGGCTACATTCTCCGACGGGAGGGGCAGCGCGTGGTCAGCGCGATCCTCGCCGGGGCGTTCACCGACGAAGTCGTGTTCGACACGGTTCCGAACGACAAGCCGTGCGAAATCTGTGGGGGCCAGACCGTCTTCGAGTGCAACACCGACCTGACCCGTGGATACTTTGCGATCAGGTGCACCGAGTGCGAGGGAGCGTTCGGCGGCACTGGGTTCGATGGGGCATTGAGCCTGACCGACTCGCTCTCGCCGGTCGGCACGCGCAGCCGGGATCCGGAAGAATTCTACCGGGCTTTGGATGTCATGGTGAAACACCAAATCATGTCCGCAGTGGAGGGTGTCTGTCCCGACTGCACCGGAACCACGAGTGCGACGCCCAAGGTCTGTGAAGACCACCACGTCGAACCGGGCCGTCGCTGTGAGTCGTGTGACACCATCTTCGAGGTCCAGTACGACATCGTGTGTGATGTCTGTCAACAGATGATCGGTATTCCGAGCAACCGGTGTCTACTCACCGAGCCGCGAGTGCTCGTGTTTCTCGACGATCATGGCTACGACCCCTGGTACGACTGGCTCCTGATCGAACTCGAACTGGTCCAACGCCAGACGGTCCGCTCCGAGGATCCGTTCGAACTGGAGATGGTCCTCGAGGCCGACGGGGACCGGCTGGTCGCAACCCTCGACGAGAAGGGTGTTGTCACTACTCTCCACACGGGTGCCTCGATCGGCGTGTAG
- a CDS encoding DUF7553 family protein has product MNKHFEDTQYYLKRAGETAKRGVSDELAPIQEKFRTLTSREDEEPEPSRVEEVREELKKLQVRAEGETREAIASARERLDDYRSSREEASD; this is encoded by the coding sequence ATGAACAAGCACTTTGAAGATACGCAGTACTACCTGAAGCGCGCCGGTGAGACCGCAAAGCGCGGCGTTTCAGACGAACTTGCGCCAATCCAGGAGAAGTTCCGCACGCTTACGAGCCGCGAGGATGAGGAACCAGAGCCCTCCCGTGTCGAAGAGGTGCGAGAGGAGCTGAAGAAGCTGCAGGTGCGAGCCGAGGGCGAAACCCGCGAGGCAATCGCGAGCGCCCGCGAGCGCCTCGATGACTACCGGTCGAGCCGCGAAGAAGCGTCCGACTAA
- a CDS encoding MBL fold metallo-hydrolase, protein MFTRFSIPTPFRVGAVNAYLSGRTVVDPGPDSEEAWAALLDGFDEHGMTPNEVEQVVVTHPHPDHFGLAARLQAEGATVIASPEAARIMADFPGELEHEQTFFADFFERNGMSNATANAVVNLPESFLSYAPSVETDHEVGGGDQIEINGEPLVAHRVTGHAIGELIFEFTEGDERHAIVGDNVLNEITPNPLLQPPEPDEDERPRPLPAFNDSLRALKAEQYDRFLPGHRTTIENPSERIQEMLDAHDARTKKVYGLVDGPTTAVEIMHELFGDLPVTEFFPGMSEAVGHLDVLEARGKVRQHENGGVIVYERT, encoded by the coding sequence ATGTTCACACGGTTTTCTATCCCGACGCCGTTTCGTGTCGGCGCGGTCAACGCCTATCTCTCCGGTCGCACCGTCGTTGACCCCGGTCCCGACAGCGAGGAGGCGTGGGCCGCCCTCTTAGACGGCTTCGACGAACACGGCATGACGCCAAACGAAGTCGAACAGGTCGTCGTCACCCACCCACACCCTGACCACTTCGGCCTCGCTGCGCGACTCCAAGCCGAAGGCGCAACCGTCATCGCCAGCCCCGAAGCCGCCCGTATCATGGCCGACTTTCCCGGCGAACTCGAACACGAACAGACCTTCTTCGCCGACTTCTTCGAGCGCAACGGGATGTCGAACGCGACCGCAAACGCCGTCGTCAACCTTCCCGAATCGTTCCTCTCCTACGCCCCGAGCGTCGAAACAGACCACGAAGTCGGTGGGGGCGACCAAATCGAAATCAACGGCGAACCACTCGTCGCCCACCGCGTCACCGGCCACGCGATTGGCGAACTCATCTTCGAATTCACCGAGGGCGACGAACGCCACGCCATCGTCGGCGACAACGTCCTCAACGAGATTACGCCAAACCCACTGCTCCAACCGCCGGAACCCGACGAAGACGAACGCCCGCGCCCCCTTCCGGCGTTCAACGACTCACTGCGCGCGCTCAAAGCAGAACAGTACGACCGGTTCCTTCCCGGCCACCGGACCACTATCGAGAACCCGAGCGAGCGCATCCAAGAGATGTTAGACGCCCACGACGCCCGGACGAAGAAGGTGTACGGCCTCGTCGACGGCCCCACGACGGCCGTCGAAATCATGCACGAACTGTTCGGTGACCTCCCCGTGACCGAGTTCTTCCCCGGCATGAGCGAAGCCGTCGGCCACTTAGACGTCCTCGAAGCCCGCGGCAAGGTGCGCCAGCACGAAAACGGCGGCGTCATCGTCTACGAGCGGACATGA
- a CDS encoding adenine deaminase C-terminal domain-containing protein, which translates to MTRLHAVALGNAPADLVVRGARVLFPETGAKKKRAIAVVGDQIAALPEDPEPIIGPETTVIDADGLVAIPGLIDAHTHIEAQHAFEYAYPHVLEAGTTSVISESNCLGSLYGAAASEQLLRATAPLAVSVFLTIPPQPLVSTFTPAWADEAEKQALCDSLTHPRVVGVGEVDWIHVVGRDPPLFDLYDEAKARGKPISGHGAGCKGANLQVFASVVDNDHEAIAGDEMIARLEAGIHAIGRSGTVRDDTQAVADAYHEIGPADLSLSTDSVWPGDVREGIYMNRVVRRAIDAGVAPEDAIRMATLNPATHFGLTDRGTLSPGKRADIILLSSLETVEIETVIAGGEVVVENGTATVEPVPYEYPDHFYESVHLPETLDLTVPESVARDGSVRAIEHVTGLFTQDALAEPAVEAGSLVADPDGDVLKVVVIDRHPAGDRDAFVGFVTGLGLESGAVATTTAWEAGLTIAVGADDDAIHAAIDHLREQGGGWTVVDDDDLTAAHPCRVGGFFADVPIDEAAANIEAVRTALKNQGVTADQPMLAVATLTFLGVPILKLTPQGYANILTQELVGLTPD; encoded by the coding sequence ATGACTCGACTCCACGCCGTTGCCCTCGGAAACGCTCCTGCAGACCTCGTCGTCCGCGGCGCGCGAGTACTGTTCCCCGAGACAGGAGCGAAAAAGAAGCGAGCCATCGCCGTCGTCGGCGACCAGATCGCGGCACTCCCAGAAGACCCCGAGCCAATCATCGGCCCTGAGACCACCGTCATCGACGCCGACGGCCTCGTCGCCATCCCCGGCCTCATCGACGCCCACACCCACATCGAAGCCCAACACGCCTTCGAATACGCCTACCCTCACGTCCTCGAAGCGGGCACGACGAGCGTCATAAGCGAGTCGAACTGCCTCGGCTCGCTCTACGGCGCGGCCGCTTCCGAACAGCTGCTACGCGCAACAGCCCCGCTCGCAGTGAGCGTATTTCTTACCATCCCTCCACAGCCACTCGTCTCGACGTTCACGCCTGCGTGGGCAGACGAGGCCGAGAAACAGGCGCTCTGTGACAGCCTCACCCACCCGCGCGTCGTCGGAGTGGGCGAAGTTGACTGGATACACGTCGTCGGCCGCGACCCGCCTCTGTTCGACCTCTACGACGAGGCGAAGGCACGGGGCAAGCCAATCAGCGGCCACGGCGCGGGCTGTAAGGGTGCGAACCTGCAGGTCTTTGCGAGCGTTGTGGACAACGACCACGAGGCCATCGCCGGAGACGAGATGATAGCCCGCCTCGAAGCCGGCATCCACGCGATTGGCCGCTCGGGGACGGTCCGCGACGACACACAGGCCGTCGCAGATGCCTATCACGAAATTGGCCCCGCAGACCTCTCACTTTCGACCGACAGCGTCTGGCCGGGAGACGTGCGTGAGGGTATCTACATGAACCGCGTCGTCCGCCGCGCAATCGACGCCGGTGTCGCCCCCGAAGACGCGATTCGGATGGCGACGCTGAATCCAGCCACGCACTTTGGTCTCACAGACCGGGGGACGCTCTCGCCGGGCAAACGCGCCGACATCATCCTCCTCTCCTCCCTCGAAACAGTCGAAATCGAGACGGTCATCGCAGGCGGTGAGGTTGTGGTCGAAAACGGCACCGCGACCGTCGAGCCAGTCCCCTACGAGTACCCCGACCACTTCTACGAGAGTGTCCACCTCCCCGAAACGCTCGACCTCACGGTGCCTGAATCGGTCGCCCGCGACGGCTCCGTCCGCGCCATCGAACACGTCACCGGCCTCTTCACCCAAGACGCACTCGCAGAACCAGCGGTCGAAGCCGGGAGCCTCGTCGCTGACCCCGACGGAGACGTGCTGAAAGTAGTCGTCATCGACCGCCACCCCGCAGGCGACAGGGACGCTTTCGTTGGCTTCGTCACCGGCCTCGGTCTCGAATCGGGAGCCGTGGCGACGACCACCGCGTGGGAGGCCGGACTGACCATCGCCGTAGGCGCGGACGACGACGCAATCCACGCAGCCATCGACCACCTCCGCGAGCAAGGCGGCGGTTGGACGGTTGTCGATGATGACGACCTCACCGCAGCCCACCCGTGTCGCGTCGGCGGCTTCTTCGCGGACGTGCCAATTGACGAGGCCGCTGCGAACATTGAGGCCGTCCGCACAGCACTCAAAAATCAGGGTGTCACCGCAGACCAACCAATGCTCGCGGTGGCGACGCTCACCTTCCTCGGCGTCCCGATTCTCAAACTCACCCCGCAGGGCTACGCGAATATCCTGACCCAAGAACTGGTCGGCCTCACCCCCGACTAA
- a CDS encoding cob(I)yrinic acid a,c-diamide adenosyltransferase, whose amino-acid sequence MKIYTKRGDEGKTDLSNMSRVSKASHRIEAYGSVDEVNALVGVVRPTGHEDIDEKLRSIQNHLHIVQADFANPDPDADDPVVRPEHVALLEQWMDELDAELEPLRNFILPSGSEPGAKLHHARAVCRRAERRAVALINEEEANPEAVKYLNRLSDALFVLARVVNKREGVPEESPTY is encoded by the coding sequence ATGAAGATTTACACCAAACGCGGCGACGAGGGCAAGACCGACCTCTCGAACATGTCTCGCGTGTCGAAGGCGAGCCACCGCATCGAAGCCTACGGGAGCGTAGACGAGGTGAACGCCCTCGTCGGCGTCGTCAGACCGACCGGCCACGAGGACATCGACGAGAAGCTTCGCTCGATTCAAAACCACCTCCACATCGTGCAGGCAGACTTTGCGAACCCTGACCCGGACGCAGACGACCCCGTGGTTCGCCCAGAACATGTTGCCTTGCTCGAACAGTGGATGGACGAACTCGACGCAGAACTGGAGCCGCTTCGAAACTTCATTCTTCCGTCGGGGAGCGAACCCGGCGCGAAACTGCACCACGCCCGCGCGGTCTGTCGGCGCGCCGAGCGCCGGGCGGTCGCGCTCATCAACGAAGAAGAAGCCAATCCAGAGGCTGTAAAGTACCTGAACAGACTGTCCGATGCGCTGTTCGTCCTCGCGCGCGTGGTCAACAAGCGCGAGGGCGTTCCCGAAGAGAGTCCGACGTACTGA
- the tenA gene encoding thiaminase II produces MAFSDTLCEEGRPILESILDHPMVVGLGDGTLDESPFRYWVKQDYVYLVDYSRVFALGAASAPTLSQLSTFATLLDETVNTEMDLHRAYAAEFGISEEALEATKPSPTTQAYTDFLVRTAATEPFANLVAALLPCMWGFNQTARHLDVRGKPNHEQYAEWIEMYASDEFTELTDWCLDLLDTVATDAGPTAREEMRERFLTSFRYEYRFWDAAWREERWTV; encoded by the coding sequence ATGGCCTTCAGCGATACCCTGTGCGAGGAGGGGCGTCCCATCCTTGAATCGATTCTCGACCACCCGATGGTCGTCGGCCTCGGCGACGGCACGCTCGATGAATCGCCGTTTCGCTACTGGGTGAAACAGGACTACGTCTACCTCGTCGACTACAGTCGCGTATTCGCCCTCGGGGCGGCGTCAGCCCCCACGCTCTCACAGCTCTCGACGTTCGCCACCCTTCTCGACGAAACGGTGAATACCGAGATGGACCTCCACCGCGCCTACGCCGCCGAGTTTGGGATTAGCGAGGAGGCACTCGAAGCGACGAAGCCCTCACCGACCACGCAAGCTTATACCGACTTCCTCGTCCGCACCGCGGCCACCGAACCCTTCGCCAACCTCGTCGCCGCGCTCTTGCCGTGTATGTGGGGGTTCAACCAGACCGCTCGCCACCTCGATGTGCGCGGAAAACCCAACCACGAGCAGTATGCAGAATGGATTGAGATGTACGCGAGCGACGAGTTCACCGAACTCACTGATTGGTGTCTCGACCTGCTCGATACTGTCGCTACCGACGCAGGACCCACCGCCCGCGAGGAGATGCGCGAGCGATTCCTCACCTCGTTTCGCTACGAGTACCGCTTCTGGGATGCAGCGTGGCGAGAGGAACGGTGGACGGTGTGA
- a CDS encoding sodium:solute symporter family transporter, with protein sequence MVTAAVALGLTVLTLVTFAGLGTWYARGRINSVEDYITARNSTGSGMTTATLIASGMGAWILFSPAEAGAAFGGLTAVLGYAIGSALPLFAFIVIGPRIRELIPEGHSITEYTLARFGPVMYVYVLIVSITYMFIFLAAEMTGIAGALSLVAGVPTWQTAALVGLFVLAYTGYGGLKASIFTDTVQTLVILPILAIGFAGALLALGGTGEIYQTVAETSPSLLDPGFLPGIEFGAYIAVAVLAAEMLNQAWWQRIYAAKDERTLARSFTIAAITVIPMVFLAGLFGLAASGLGLVTTDFTAGYNADISFFLVLDAAFPEWVTLVVVILAILLVMSTADTLFNAIASIVTADLPLVLDDPDRGTLTNAARALTVVVALAAIFVGAQGYSVLTIFLIADLLAAATFIPLLFGLYSTEATGAGALGSSLLGLLVGLAYFPTLRTPLAALPVVGDLLPTASYFNSFVGAAAVSGVAILLISRVTPGSFDLGSLARTIHQLDEVRADGGEEQ encoded by the coding sequence GTGGTAACCGCCGCTGTCGCCCTCGGACTGACGGTTCTCACGCTCGTTACCTTCGCAGGGCTTGGCACGTGGTACGCCCGCGGCCGCATCAACTCGGTAGAAGACTACATCACTGCCCGCAATTCGACCGGCAGCGGGATGACCACCGCAACGCTCATCGCCTCCGGGATGGGGGCGTGGATTCTCTTTAGCCCGGCAGAGGCGGGCGCGGCCTTCGGCGGGCTTACTGCCGTCCTCGGCTACGCAATCGGGAGCGCGCTCCCATTATTCGCGTTCATCGTGATTGGCCCGCGCATCCGCGAACTCATCCCCGAGGGCCACTCCATCACGGAGTACACTCTCGCGCGCTTCGGGCCGGTGATGTACGTCTACGTCCTCATCGTGAGCATCACCTACATGTTCATCTTCCTCGCCGCGGAAATGACCGGGATTGCGGGCGCACTTTCGCTCGTCGCGGGCGTCCCGACGTGGCAAACCGCCGCGCTCGTGGGCCTGTTCGTCCTCGCCTACACCGGCTACGGCGGGCTGAAGGCGAGCATCTTCACAGACACCGTCCAGACGCTCGTCATCCTCCCGATTCTCGCCATCGGGTTTGCGGGCGCGCTGCTCGCCCTCGGCGGGACGGGTGAAATCTACCAGACCGTCGCAGAGACCAGTCCGAGCCTGCTAGACCCCGGCTTCCTCCCCGGCATCGAATTTGGGGCCTACATCGCCGTCGCCGTCCTCGCCGCAGAGATGCTGAATCAGGCGTGGTGGCAGCGCATCTACGCCGCGAAAGACGAACGCACCCTCGCGCGCTCTTTCACGATCGCCGCCATCACGGTGATTCCAATGGTGTTCTTAGCCGGGCTGTTCGGCCTCGCCGCCTCCGGTCTCGGCCTCGTCACGACCGATTTCACGGCGGGCTACAACGCCGACATCTCCTTTTTCCTCGTGCTTGACGCCGCATTCCCCGAGTGGGTGACGCTCGTCGTCGTCATCCTCGCCATCCTGCTCGTCATGAGTACCGCAGACACGCTGTTCAACGCGATTGCGAGCATCGTGACCGCAGACCTCCCGCTCGTGCTGGACGACCCTGACCGCGGCACGCTCACGAACGCCGCCCGCGCGCTCACCGTCGTGGTCGCGCTCGCGGCCATTTTCGTCGGCGCACAGGGCTACAGCGTGCTCACCATCTTCCTCATCGCAGACCTGCTCGCGGCGGCGACGTTCATCCCGCTGCTGTTCGGCCTCTACTCGACAGAAGCGACTGGGGCAGGTGCGCTCGGTTCGAGCCTGCTCGGGCTGCTCGTCGGCCTCGCCTACTTCCCGACGCTCAGAACCCCGCTCGCTGCCCTGCCAGTCGTCGGAGACCTCCTGCCGACGGCGTCGTACTTCAATTCGTTCGTCGGCGCGGCGGCCGTTTCGGGCGTGGCGATTCTCCTCATCTCGCGGGTGACCCCCGGGTCGTTCGACCTCGGCTCACTCGCCCGCACCATCCACCAACTCGACGAGGTTCGCGCAGACGGGGGTGAAGAACAATGA